A stretch of Alkalibacter saccharofermentans DSM 14828 DNA encodes these proteins:
- the groL gene encoding chaperonin GroEL (60 kDa chaperone family; promotes refolding of misfolded polypeptides especially under stressful conditions; forms two stacked rings of heptamers to form a barrel-shaped 14mer; ends can be capped by GroES; misfolded proteins enter the barrel where they are refolded when GroES binds) translates to MAKDLKFSSDARTALVNGVDKLADTVKITLGPKGRNVVLSRSFGSPIITNDGVTIAKEIELEDQFENMGAQLVKEVATKTNDVAGDGTTTATLLAQAIIREGLKNLAAGANPMGLKKGIEQAVTVVVDELKTKSKKVENKEEITQVASISAADRTIGQLISDAMEKVGNDGVITVEEGKSMDTELEFTEGMQFDRGYLSSYMVTDTDKMEAVLDNPYILVTDKKINNIQEILPILEQIVQQGGKLLIIAEDVEGEALATLVVNKLRGTFNCVAVKAPGFGDRRKAMLSDIAAVTGAEVISDELGLELKNVTVEQLGRARQIKVDKENTIIVEGEGQREAVEERINQIRKQIPETDSEYDREKLQERLAKLAGGVAVIKVGAATETELKERKYRIEDALNATRAAVEEGVVSGGGTAYINTIKPLEALLETLEGDEKTGASIIRRAIEEPIRQIAANAGLEGSVVVENLKNKEEGMGFDAANGQYVDMFQAGIIDPTKVSRSAIQNAASVSAMFLTTEVAVVEIAKDEPAMPGGMGGGMPMM, encoded by the coding sequence ATGGCTAAGGATTTAAAATTTTCTAGCGATGCAAGAACCGCACTGGTCAACGGCGTGGACAAGCTTGCTGATACTGTAAAAATCACTTTGGGACCAAAGGGAAGAAATGTAGTTTTATCTAGAAGCTTTGGCTCACCTATCATAACAAATGACGGTGTTACAATTGCAAAAGAGATCGAGCTTGAAGACCAGTTTGAAAATATGGGAGCTCAGCTTGTAAAGGAAGTTGCAACAAAGACTAACGACGTTGCAGGTGACGGTACTACTACTGCTACCCTTCTTGCTCAGGCGATCATCAGAGAGGGACTTAAAAACCTTGCGGCCGGAGCAAACCCTATGGGACTTAAAAAAGGCATCGAACAAGCTGTCACCGTAGTTGTGGACGAGCTTAAGACTAAGAGCAAAAAAGTTGAGAATAAAGAAGAAATCACACAGGTAGCTTCTATTTCAGCTGCTGACAGAACTATCGGACAATTGATTTCAGATGCTATGGAAAAGGTAGGCAACGACGGTGTCATCACTGTTGAAGAAGGCAAGTCTATGGACACTGAGCTTGAATTCACAGAAGGAATGCAATTTGACAGAGGATACCTTTCTTCTTACATGGTAACAGATACTGATAAAATGGAAGCTGTCCTTGACAACCCTTACATTTTGGTTACGGATAAAAAGATCAACAACATTCAGGAAATCCTTCCTATCTTAGAGCAGATCGTACAGCAAGGCGGAAAGCTTCTTATAATCGCTGAAGATGTAGAGGGAGAAGCTCTTGCTACATTAGTGGTAAACAAATTAAGAGGAACTTTCAACTGCGTAGCGGTTAAAGCTCCAGGATTTGGGGACAGAAGAAAAGCAATGCTTTCTGACATCGCAGCAGTAACAGGCGCTGAGGTTATTTCAGACGAGCTGGGACTTGAGCTTAAGAACGTGACTGTAGAGCAGCTTGGTAGAGCAAGACAGATCAAAGTCGACAAGGAAAACACCATCATCGTTGAAGGTGAAGGACAAAGAGAAGCGGTTGAAGAAAGAATCAACCAGATCAGAAAGCAGATTCCGGAAACCGATTCTGAGTATGATAGAGAAAAGCTTCAGGAAAGACTGGCAAAGCTTGCTGGCGGAGTTGCAGTAATCAAGGTTGGTGCTGCTACTGAAACTGAGCTTAAGGAAAGAAAATACAGGATTGAAGATGCCCTTAACGCAACAAGAGCTGCTGTGGAAGAAGGCGTGGTAAGCGGTGGAGGTACAGCCTACATCAATACGATAAAACCTTTGGAAGCACTTTTAGAGACTCTTGAAGGAGACGAAAAGACAGGCGCATCCATCATAAGAAGAGCTATCGAAGAGCCAATCAGACAAATCGCTGCAAATGCAGGTTTGGAAGGTTCTGTAGTAGTCGAGAACCTAAAGAACAAAGAAGAGGGAATGGGCTTTGACGCTGCCAACGGTCAGTATGTTGACATGTTCCAGGCAGGCATCATCGATCCTACTAAGGTTTCCCGTTCTGCGATTCAAAACGCGGCAAGCGTTTCTGCAATGTTCCTTACAACTGAGGTTGCTGTTGTGGAGATTGCTAAAGACGAACCGGCTATGCCAGGCGGCATGGGCGGCGGAATGCCAATGATGTAA
- a CDS encoding DUF554 domain-containing protein produces the protein MTGNIVNALAIIAGSIFGVAFKNKIADRFSDLMVEALAISIMVYGVSQGITTQNPLILFASIALGALIGEAIDIEKKLNDLGDFFQSRMKNSANVTQGFVTASLLFCVGAMAIMGGLQSGLQGNHEILFAKSFLDGIMSVIFASAMGIGVVLSAISVFVYQGTIILLSGLIKPFLAQEVIVEMTAVGGVLIFGIGINMLKIKRLKLGNMLPAVFVPVLIGFFMNLI, from the coding sequence ATGACCGGTAATATAGTAAATGCATTGGCCATAATAGCAGGGAGTATCTTTGGAGTTGCCTTTAAAAATAAAATAGCGGACAGATTCAGCGATCTCATGGTGGAGGCCTTGGCAATCAGCATAATGGTCTACGGGGTCAGTCAGGGAATAACCACTCAAAATCCTCTTATATTATTTGCGAGCATAGCGTTGGGAGCACTGATTGGAGAGGCAATTGATATAGAAAAAAAGCTTAACGATCTTGGGGACTTCTTTCAGAGCAGAATGAAAAATTCTGCAAATGTAACTCAGGGATTTGTGACGGCTTCCCTGCTTTTTTGCGTGGGAGCCATGGCGATAATGGGAGGGCTTCAAAGCGGTTTGCAGGGAAATCACGAGATTTTATTTGCAAAGTCATTTCTCGATGGGATAATGTCGGTGATTTTTGCATCCGCCATGGGTATTGGCGTTGTGCTTTCGGCTATATCCGTCTTCGTTTATCAGGGGACTATAATATTGCTGTCGGGTCTCATCAAGCCCTTTTTGGCTCAGGAAGTGATAGTGGAAATGACTGCAGTAGGAGGAGTTTTAATTTTTGGCATAGGGATAAACATGCTCAAAATCAAGAGGCTGAAGCTCGGCAATATGCTGCCTGCGGTTTTCGTGCCGGTGTTAATTGGTTTTTTTATGAATTTGATTTGA
- a CDS encoding ANTAR domain-containing response regulator, translating into MIMGTVIIGLTNKKTETAVLGLMKKNGFQTIEFEEGNALIRAARSRNVDLIIIDEEIKGFRTLDIVNTVYAEKICPVILVTSQPRADFTDWIEKGWIFNFINQGVESSELNKMVKGAMIFGKKLVSLESEILKLKKTLADRKTIERAKGIIMEMKHCSEEDAYKYLRNTSMEKKVTIENLAKAIINKFTK; encoded by the coding sequence ATGATAATGGGTACTGTGATAATAGGTCTAACCAATAAAAAAACAGAGACTGCCGTTTTGGGCTTGATGAAAAAAAACGGTTTTCAAACGATAGAATTCGAAGAAGGCAATGCCTTGATTCGCGCTGCAAGATCGAGGAATGTAGATCTGATCATAATAGACGAAGAAATCAAAGGGTTCAGGACGTTAGATATTGTAAATACCGTTTACGCTGAAAAAATCTGCCCGGTCATACTCGTTACTAGCCAGCCAAGGGCGGACTTTACAGATTGGATTGAAAAGGGATGGATATTTAACTTTATAAACCAAGGAGTTGAGTCAAGCGAGCTCAATAAAATGGTAAAAGGGGCGATGATATTTGGTAAAAAGCTTGTAAGCCTTGAAAGCGAAATATTAAAGCTGAAGAAGACCCTTGCAGACAGAAAGACAATAGAAAGAGCCAAAGGAATAATCATGGAGATGAAGCACTGTTCTGAGGAAGATGCCTACAAATATCTAAGAAACACCAGCATGGAAAAGAAGGTAACTATAGAAAACCTGGCTAAAGCTATAATAAATAAATTTACAAAATAG
- a CDS encoding DNA-3-methyladenine glycosylase family protein — protein sequence MLKDFSVINNEIQAKITEFDLVQTFECGQCFRWNKVYENGYLGVSRGRVLEIEQKGDRFIFRGTDRDAFENYWMDYLDLRRDYGEIIEKVSTEKNMIKATQYGNGIRILLQDEWEALVSFIISSNNNIKRIKKIVDGLCSIFGNPVDYKGQVLFTFPNPEDIYGSGCDDLGDIKCGYRAGYIIDAVEKVHLGEVDIGSIRKTNYQQGAKELMKIKGVGPKVADCVLLYGGAKYESYPVDVWVKRVTEALYLKKDSKPDEIKSIAREMWGDLAGFAQQYLFYYARENQLETGEVK from the coding sequence TTGTTAAAGGATTTTTCAGTAATAAATAATGAAATCCAAGCCAAGATAACTGAATTCGACCTGGTGCAGACTTTTGAGTGCGGACAGTGCTTCAGGTGGAATAAAGTTTACGAAAACGGGTATTTGGGAGTTTCAAGGGGCAGGGTACTTGAAATTGAACAGAAAGGTGACAGGTTCATATTCAGAGGCACGGACAGGGACGCCTTCGAGAATTATTGGATGGATTATCTTGACCTTAGGCGAGATTACGGAGAGATAATTGAGAAGGTCTCTACAGAAAAAAATATGATTAAAGCTACACAATACGGCAATGGCATTAGGATCTTGCTTCAAGATGAATGGGAAGCCCTGGTCTCCTTTATAATATCCAGCAACAACAATATAAAAAGAATTAAAAAAATAGTGGACGGTCTCTGCAGCATTTTTGGGAACCCGGTGGACTATAAAGGCCAAGTTCTCTTTACGTTTCCGAATCCTGAGGATATCTATGGATCAGGGTGTGATGATTTGGGGGATATAAAATGCGGCTACAGAGCCGGTTACATAATAGATGCAGTGGAAAAAGTGCACTTGGGTGAAGTGGACATAGGCTCCATCAGAAAAACGAATTATCAACAAGGAGCCAAAGAACTCATGAAAATAAAAGGGGTAGGGCCTAAAGTTGCAGATTGCGTCCTGCTCTACGGAGGAGCTAAATACGAAAGCTATCCGGTGGATGTGTGGGTAAAAAGAGTTACGGAAGCCCTTTACCTGAAAAAAGATTCAAAGCCTGATGAAATCAAGAGCATTGCCCGGGAAATGTGGGGGGACTTGGCAGGCTTTGCCCAACAGTATTTGTTTTACTATGCAAGAGAGAATCAATTAGAGACAGGAGAGGTAAAATGA
- the groES gene encoding co-chaperone GroES, with protein sequence MLKPLGDRVVLKVKEEEATTASGIVLPGSAKEKPQEGEVIAVGSGEVLDGKKVALEVKVGDKVVFSKYSGTEFKVDGEEYLIVRQNDILAIVE encoded by the coding sequence ATGTTGAAACCATTGGGAGACAGAGTTGTTCTTAAAGTCAAAGAAGAAGAGGCTACTACTGCAAGCGGAATCGTATTACCTGGAAGTGCAAAGGAAAAGCCACAGGAAGGTGAAGTTATCGCAGTTGGAAGCGGTGAAGTTTTAGACGGAAAAAAGGTAGCATTGGAAGTTAAAGTCGGCGACAAGGTAGTATTTTCCAAGTACTCCGGAACTGAATTCAAAGTTGACGGAGAAGAATACCTGATAGTGCGTCAGAACGATATTTTAGCGATAGTAGAATAA